CGGCATGGGCGGCATGGCCGCCGGTGACGTCGCCTCCAACATCGTCATCGCGGCGATGGCGCCCCTCGACGACGACGTCCCGGGGGACGCGCTGGTCGACGCGTTGCGGCATGCCGTCGGCACCGCGAACCAGCAGTTGCGGGACACCGTCGACGCGAACCCCCAGCTGGAGGGGATGGGCACCACGCTCACCGCGGTGCTCTTCACCGGCAGCAAGTTCGGCATGGTGCACATCGGTGACTCGCGCGCCTACCTGCTCCGCAACGGCGAGTTCGCGCAGATCACCAAGGACGACACGTACGTCCAGATGCTGGTCGACGAGGGACGGGTCAGCCCCGAGGAGGCGAGCAGCCACCCGCAGCGGTCACTGCTCACCCGGGCGCTGGACGGCCGCGACATCGACCCGGAGTACTCGGTGCGCCAGGTACTCAAGGGCGACCGCTATCTGATCTGCAGCGACGGGCTGTCCGGCGTGGTCAGCGGCGAGACGATCGGCCAGACCATGCGGGAGATCGCCGACCCGCGGGCGTGCGTCGAGCGGCTGGTGCAGCTCGCCCTGCGCGGTGGTGGACCGGACAACATCTCCGTGGTGATCGCCGACGCGACCGACGCGGACATCGTCGAGCAGGCGCCGATCGTCGGTGGCGCCGCCTCCCTCGACCGGGGCAACACCACAGTGGCGGACGCCTCGACGCCCGCCTCCCGGGCGGCGGCACTGAAGCAGCCGCCGCCGCGCCCGGCCCAGCCGGAGACCGACGGCTACGACCGCGAGCCGGAGCCGGCCGGCCACCCGGTGCGCACCGCACTGCTGGTCCTGGCGCTGCTCGGGGTGCTGGGCGGCGGCCTCTGGGCCGGCTGGCAGTACACCCAGGACCAGTACTACGTCGGCGCGACAGACGGTGGCCAGCTGGCCATCTTCCGCGGCGTGCCCGGGCGGATCGCCGGGCTGGACCTCTCCACGGTGAGCGAGACCAGCACGGTCCGCCTCGACGACCTGACCACTGTCGCCCAGGAGCGGGTCAGGGAGGGCATCCACGCCGGCAGCCAGGTCGAGGCGCGCAACACGCTCACCGACCTGACCAGCGACGAACCGTCCAACCCGAATCTGAAGCCGGTCTGCTCGGTGGCCGGTGCCACCCCGGCCGCGTCCGCTTCGGTCCGGCCCGCCGTGACCACCGCCACGTCAGCGCCGGGAACCGTGCCGAGCGTGCAACCGTCCGAGAGCGGGTCGGCGGCTGCCGACACCGGCTGCCGGACCGCTGACTGAGCACGGCCTACAACGTCTGGGGATTTTCTTGACCGCGCCCGCTGTACCGGCTCCTTCGCCCGCCTCCACGGGTGAGATGTCGCGTATCCCGGGGTTGAAGACGCGCCGTAACGCCGAGCTGGGTCTGCTGGCCTTCGCCATGGCGCTCGTCGCGGCGTTCGGCGCGACCGTGGAAGCCAACAAGTACGACCAGCTCCAGCCGAACTTCTGGGTGCCGGCCGCGCTGCTCAGCATCCTCTTCCTCGGCCTGCACATCGTGGTCCGCTACGTCGCGCCGTACGCGGATCCGGTGCTGCTCCCCACCGTCGCCCTGATCAACGGCATCGGCGTGGCGTTCCTGCGCCGCATCGACATCGCCAACGCGATCAACGACAAGAAGGGGCCACCGGGGATCTTCTCCGGGATCGGCGGGCGCCAGCTCGCCTGGACCCTGATCGCGCTGATCCTGGCGGCGGCCCTGCTCCTGCTGATCCGCGACCATCGGAACGTCTCGAAGTACGCGTACACGCTGGGCCTCACCGGCATCGTGCTGATGATGATCCCGGCCGTGCTGCCGGGCAGCATCTCCGAGGTGAACGGCGCCAAGCTGTGGATCAAGCTGGGCGCCTTCTCCATCCAGCCGGGCGAGTTCGCCAAGCTGATGCTGGTCACCTTCTTCGCGTACTACCTGGTGCGCAAGCGTGAGGTCCTCTCGCTGGCCAGCAAGCGGTTCCTCGGCATCGACTTCCCGCGCGGCCGGGACCTCGGGCCGGTCGTCACGGTGTGGCTGTTCAGCCTCCTGGTCCTGGTCTTCGAGAAAGACCTGGGTACCGCGCTGCTCTACTTCGGCCTGTTCGTGGTGACGCTGTACGTCGCCACCGAGCGGTCCAGCTGGCTGATCATCGGTCTGCTGCTGTTCTTCGGCGGCGTCTACCTGGCGTACCTGCTCGGCGCCTCGGTCGGCGGACCGTTCGCCAACTTCTACGACCGCGCGGAGATCTGGCTGAACCCGTTCTCCCAGGCCAACTACGAGCGGGCCAGCGGCAACAGCTACCAGCTGGTCCAGGGCCTGCTCGGGCTGGGCACCGGCGGCCTGTTCGGCACCGGGCCGGGCGCCGGCTCGCCGCTCTCGGTCCCCGAGGTGCAGAACGACTTCATCTTCGCCGGCCTGGGCGAGGAGATCGGCCTCTTCGGTCTCTCCGCGCTGCTGGTCTGCTACGTGCTGATCGCGATGCGCGGCCTGCGCGCCGCGATCGGGGTGCGTGACTCGTTCGGCAAGCTGGTCGCCGGCGGTCTGTCGTTCACCCTCGGCCTGCAGGTCTTCGTGATCCTCGGTGGTATCACCGGGCTGATCCCGCTGACCGGTCAGACCACGCCGTTCCTGTCCTCCGGTGGCTCCTCGCTGATGGCGAACTGGCTGCTCATCGCGATGCTGCTGCGCATCTCCAACGCTTCCCGGGGTCCGGCGGTCGGCGGTGGCGGACCGGAACGACCCGGACCGAAGAAAGCACCCACCCAGTTGCACGGCGCCATGACGGAGGTGATCAAGCCGTGAACGCCCCCCTGCGCAGGTCCGGCGTGGTCCTCTTCGTACTGTTCGGACTGATCTTCGCGAACCTGAACTGGATCCAGGCCTACAAGGCCGACGAGTACCGCACCCACCCGTGGAACGGCCGGGTGAAGGTCGCCGAGTACGAACGCCCCCGTGGCGTGATCGAGGCCGGTGGCAACGCCCTGGCCCAGAGCAAGGCGACCGACGACACCCTGAAGTACCTGCGGGTGTACCCGAAGAAGGAGATCTACGCTCCGGTCCTCGGCTACAAGCCGGTCAACCTGGGCTCGGTCGGCATCGAGGAGAGCGAGAACGACTTCCTCTCCGGGGAGAGCGACAAGCTCATCGGTGACCGGATCACCGACATGTTCACCGGGGAGAAGACCGGTGGCGGCAACGTGCTGCTCTCGCTGAACACCGCCGCTCAGGAGGTCGCCTGGAAACAGATGATCAACAACGAGCGCGGGGCGAAGAAGGGCGCGGCGGTTGCCATCGACCCGCGTACCGGGGCGATCCAGGCGTTGGTCTCGATGCCCAGCTACGACCCGAACCAGCTGGTCACCCACGACAAGAACGCGGCGGCGTCGGCGTATAAGAAGCTGAACGCGGACAAGGATCAGCCGATGCTGAACCGGGCGCTGTCGCAGACCCTGCCGCCCGGCTCCACGTTCAAGGTGATCGTCTCGGCGGCCGCCCTGCAGAGCGGCTACGACGTCGACACCGAGATCCCGGCCGGCAGCGTCTACCGGGAGGGCGGCGCGACCATCCGGAACTCCGAGGAGGAGGTCTGCCCGGGCGGCGAGGTCACCCTCAAGGAGGCGCTGACCGAGAGCTGCAACACCGGGTACGCCAAGCTCGGCGTGAAACTGGGCGCGGACAAGGTCAAGGAGACCGCGAAGGCGTTCGGTTTCGAGGAGAGCGACCTGCGGATCGGCAACCTGGAGAGCCACGACGGTCTCTCGGTGGCGGCCAGCCACACCGGCGACATCGCGAACCCGGACGGCAGCACCGACAAGTCGGCGCTGGCCCAGTCCTCGATCGGGCAGCGCGACGTGCGGATGACGCCGATGCAGGGCGCGCTGATCGCCGCCACGGTGGCGAACGGCGGCGACCAGATGCGGCCCTACCTGGTGCAGAAACTGCTCAGCTCGGAACGCCGGACGATCTACACCGCGTCGCCGCAGAAGAAGAGCAGCCCGATCGACAGCGCGGTGGCCGGCAAGCTCAAAGAGATGATGATCAGCGTCGTCGAGAACGGCACCGGCAAGAAGGCGCAGACCGACGGGCTGACCGTCGGCGGCAAGACCGGTACCGCGCAGAACGCCGAGGGCGCCGACCCGCACGGATGGTTCATCGGCTTCGCGTTCAACGACAAGGGTGATCCGGTCTCCGCGGTCTGCGTCATGCTGGAGAACGTCTCCGGTGGCCACGCCAGCGCCGAAGCGGCTCGCATCGCCGGACTGATCATGAAGGCCGCTGCCGGCGGGGGAGGAAAGTGACATGATCCGCCCGGGGGTCACGCTCGGTGGGCGCTACCGCTTGGAGGAGCGGATCGCCGGCGGCGGTATGGGTGATGTCTGGCGCGGCACTGACGACGTGCTGGGCCGGACCGTCGCCGTCAAGATCCTGCTGCCCGCGCTGCTCGACGAGCCCGGCTTCGCCGAGCGGTTCCGCGGCGAGGCGCGCACCATGGCGACGATCAACCACCCCGGTGTGGTCGACGTCTACGACTACGGCAGCGACCAGCAGATCGCCTTCCTGGTGATGGAGTACGTCGAGGGTGACGCGCTGTCCCGGACGCTGAGCCGGGTCGGCCGGCTCACGCCGGCCCGGACCATGGCGCTGGTCGCGCAGGCCGCCGACGCGTTGCAGGCCGCGCACGCCAACGGGATCGTGCACCGCGACGTGAAACCCGGCAACCTGCTGGTCCGGCCGAACGGCACGCTGGTGCTCACCGACTTCGGCATCGCCCGCTCCGCGCTGGTGGGGCAGCTGACGGTGGCCGGGGCGGTGCTCGGCACGGCGTCGTACATCTCGCCCGAACAGGCCGCCGGCGACGTGGCCACCGCCGCGTCCGACGTGTACGCCCTCGGCGTGGTCGCCTACCAGTGCCTCTCCGGGCACCGTCCGTTCGACGGGGCCACCCCGATCGAGATCGCCATGAAGCACGTCCGGGAGACGCCCCGCCCGCTGCCCGGCGACATCCCGCCCGCCGTTCGCGCCATCGTGGAGCGCGCGCTGGCCAAGGATCCGAACGCCCGCTGGCCCAGCGCCGCGGCGATGGCGGCGGTGGCCCGGCAGGCCGCGTCGTCGCTGACCACCACGGCGCAGTCGCCGGTGAGCCAGCCGGTCCGGGCCACCCCGACCAGCCCGGCTCCGTCGCAGCAGGCACGCGCCTCGGTGCCGCGGCCGATCTCCGGCGCCCGGGGTGCCGCCTCGGTGCCGTCGGCCCCGCCGGTGTCCTCGGTGCCGCCGGTGCAGTCGTCGGCCCCGCCGGTCGCCACGCCGATGCCGCCGCACTACCGCCCGCCGTCCGGCCCGCCGATGAACAGCGGATATCCGCACCAGGCGCCGGCGGCCAAGCCGGAGGGTTCGTTCGGCCGTCAGGTGCTGATCGTGCTCGCCGTGGTTCTGGCTCTGCTGGTCCTGCTCTGTGCCGGAGTCATCTCGTTCCTGTATCGACATGGCACACCGAATGCCGCCGCCGAAATCGCGCTGGGTGATCAGAGCAGCTCGGCGGCTATTCTCCGCATGGGCGTGGCCGCCGACCGGGTGTCGGTGGCGTCGTACCGTCTTATGCGGGCCGACCCCCAGCTCGGCCCGATCCGACCGAACGAAGGACGACAGACGCTATGACGGCGCAGGCCCGACTGCTCGGTGGCAGGTACCAGGTCGGCGAGCTGCTCGGCTACGGCGGCATGGCAGAGGTGCACCGGGGGCGCGACCTCCGCCTTGGCCGGGACGTTGCGATCAAGATGCTCCGCACGGACCTGGCCCGGGACGCCACCTTCCAGGAGCGTTTCCGGCGCGAGGCACAGAACTCCGCGGCACTGAACCACCCTGCCATCGTGGCGGTCTACGACACCGGTGAGGAGACCTCGGCCGCCGGCGAGAGGCAACCCTTCATCGTCATGGAGTTCGTCAACGGACGGACTCTCAAGGAGGTCCTGGCGCAGGAGCAGCGGCTCCAGCCACGCCGGGCACTCGAGATCATCGCCGACATCTGCGCCGCGCTGGAGTTCAGCCACCGGCACGGGATCATCCACCGGGACATCAAGCCCGGCAACGTGATGATCACGCAGAACGGCCAGGTCAAGGTCATGGACTTCGGTATCGCCCGGGCCCTGGCCAGCGGCGCCACCACGATGACACAGACCAGCGCGGTGATCGGCACGGCGCAGTACCTCTCCCCCGAGCAGGCCCGCGGCGAGTCCGTCGACGCCCGTTCCGATGTGTACGCGGCCGGCTGTGTCCTCTTCGAGCTGCTGGTCGGGCACCCGCCGTTCGTCGGTGACAGCCCGGTCAGCGTGGCCTACCAGCACGTCCGCGAGGACCCGAAAGCGCCGAGCTCGATCGTCCGCGACGTCCCGCCGGACCTCGACGCCATCGTGCTCAAGGCGCTCGCCAAGAACCCGCTGAACCGCTATCAGAGTGCCCAGGAGATGCGCGCCGACGCGCTGCGCGCGGTCTCCGGCCGTCCGGTGATGGCCACCCCGGTGATGAGCCAGGCCGAGACCGTCGCGATGAACAACGGCCCGCACCAGTGGCAGCCGCAGGGCGCCACCACCATCCAGCGGCCGGTGGCGACCACCATGGGCGGCGGCGGCCGGCCGCAGAGCGACAACAAGCAGTCCTGGGTGTGGGCGGCACTGGCCGGTCTGGGTGTGCTGGTGGTGATCGTGCTGGGTGTGGCGCTGGCGTTGAACAAGAACAACGACAGCGGCAACAACAACCAGCCGAAGACGGCGGCGATGCCGGATCTGAAGGGCCAGAAGGAGAAAGACGCCCGCAACGCCTTGATCACCGCCGGGTTCAACAACATCGCTGAGCCGAAGACCGAGCAGAAGAAGGACTGCGACGGCACGGTGTCCCTGCAGAGCCCGGCTGCCAACACGGTGATCCCGGTCACCACCTCGGTCGGCTTCACCATCTGCAACGCGCCGGACAAGGTGACCGTGCCGGACAACCTGGTCGGTAGCACCCAGGGGGCGGCGGAGGACGCCTTGAAGGAGCGAGGCCTGGAGCCGAAGATTCGAGAGGTCGACAGCGCCTCGCCGAAGGGCCAGGTCGTCAAGGTGGAGAGCGCCGGCGAGGAGGTCGAGCCGGGCACCACGATCGAGGTGCTGGTCTCGAACAACAACCTGGTCATCGTGCCGAACGTGGTCGGGAAGTCCGAGGACGTCGCCATCGAGCTGCTGCAGGCCGCCGGGCTGAACGTCAACCCGGTCGTCTATGTGCAGGGCGGCGGGGAGCCGGGCAAGGTCATCAAGCAGAGCAAGAAGCCGAAGAGCAAGGTCGACAGCGGCACGAACATCACGATCACCGTGGTGACGACGGAGCCGTCGGCCGACCCGAGTTCGTCGGTCTCACCGACCCCGACCGACACCACCGGCACCGGCGGTGGCGACGGGACGAACGAGTAACCCGCGCCTCTGACGAAAGAAGCCGGCGACCGAAAGGTCGCCGGCTTCTTTGTCGGTAAGTGATCAGGCGGTGGCGAAGGCGGACCGGCGCCGGTGCTCCACCTCGGCGGCCAGCTCCGGGGCGCGCTCCAGCGCGGCCGGCAGACCGCAGGAGGCCAGCCAGTTCGCCAGCATGGTGTGGCCGCCCTCGGTGAGCACCGACTCCGGGTGGAACTGCACACCCTCGATCGGCAGCGTGCGGTGCCGCATCGCCATCACCACGCCGGACTCGGTACGCCCGGTCACCTCGATCTCGTCCGGCAGCGTCTCCTCGAGCACGGCCAGCGAGTGGTACCGGGTGGCGGTGAACGGGTCGGGCAGGCCGGCCAGCACACCCACGCCCTGGTGGTGGACCAGCGAGGTCTTGCCGTGCAGCAGCTCCGGGGCGCGGGTGACAGTGGCACCGAAGGCCGCACCGATCGCCTGATGGCCCAGGCAGACGCCGAAGAGCGGGAGTTTCCCGGCGTACTCGCGGATCACGTCGAGCATGATCCCGGCGCGGGTCGGCTCGCCGGGGCCGGGCGAGAGCAGGATGCCGTCCGCGCCGAGTGTGCCCGCCTCGGCGACGGTGATCTCGTCGTTGCGCCGTACCTCGCAGTCGGCGCCGAGCTGGCCGAGATATTGCACCAGGTTGAAGACGAACGAGTCGTAGTTGTCAATGACGAGGATGCGCACGTCAGTCACCTGCTAGGCCGCCGGGGTCCGGATGGTTGGAGGTCGTGCTGTACGGGATCGCGTCCGGCGCGGAGTCGTCCGGGTGCGGCGACGCACCGTTGGGCAGCGGCGAGTCCCGGTCGACCGAGTTCGGGTCGATCTGCGAGGTGTCGCCGACCTGCACGTCGTCGAAGGGCAGCAGCGGGGTCGCCCACGGGAAGACCACGTACCACAGGAGTGAGCCGACCGCGGCGAGCAGCACGATCGACATGGTCAGCTTGCTCCAGACAGCACCCGGGAGCTTGCGCCAGATCCAGGCGTACATCCGCTATGCCTTCGTCTTCATCTCGGCCGGCATGCCGGCGTCGGCCTTGGTCTGGTCCCGCGGCACCGTCTTCATCAGTTCCGCGTGCACGACCAGCCGCTGGTAGTTGTTGAACTTCGGGTTGCAGGTGGTCAGCGTGAGCAGCGCCTTGGTCGGGGTCTCGCCCGGCTTGTTGGGCACCGGGGCGACCACCTCGACCTGGTTGGGCGTGACGATCTGGTGGCCGGTGACCTGGTAGACGTACCAGCTCTCGCGGGTCTCCACGCCGATCACGTCGCCGGGCTTCAGCTCGTCCAGCCGCCAGAAGATCTTCTTGATCCGGTGGCCGGCCACCGAGAAGTTGCCGATCTGGCCGGGCTTGGCGGTCTCCGGGTAGTGGCCCGGGGCGTACTTGATGTCCTGCGGACGGACACCGTCGACGACCACCCACTCCTTGTCCAGCTTCGGGATGTAGAGGCGGCCAACCAGGGCCTCGCCCGGCGCGGCCGGACCCTGCACCTTGCTGGTCGGCGCGACGGTCGGATCGGCCCAGGCCTGGTCCAGCTCCTGAGCCAGGTGGTCCTGCTCGGCCTGCACCTCGGCGGAGTTGCCGAAGACCTCGTAGCCGGCGAACAGCAGCACGATCAGACCGAAAGTGATCATCAACTCGCCGGCCCCGCGGATGCCGGTGCGCAGCCGGGACGCGGTGGTCGGGCGGGTCAGCTCGGAGTAGACGCTCTTGTAGCCCTCGTCGGTCTGCTCCGGGCGCAGCTTGACGACCTTCTCCCCGCGTTTCGGCGGTTCCGGCTCGGCGGTCTCGGCGGCGGGCTCGTCGAGGACCGGCGGGACGTCCTTGATCGAGGCGGCGCCGACCACGGCCTCCGGGCCGGCGGCCTCGCGGGCGGCCTGGGCCGCCTTGCCGGGCGGCAGGACGGTCAGCTTGCCGGGCAGCGGGGCGCCCGGCGTCAGGGTGGGCAGGACGCCGGTCGGCGCGTCGAGGGTCGGGATGACCCGGGTGGCCGAGACGATCGGGTTGGTGGCCGGATCGCTCGGCTCTAGCGGCTCGTTGCTGGCCCACCGGGTGTTCTTCGAGCCCATCGGCGGACCGCTCGCAGCGGGCAGAGGACGCGTCGCGGCCCCGGAGGGCTCCCAGGATGCCGGAACGGCGGTTTCGGCCGTCTCCGGGGATTTCCGGGCCGTTTCCGGGGTGCTGGTGATCGGCTGGCCGGTGACCGGGGCGGTCGGGTGCGCCGCCCAGGCGGCGGCGGTCGGCACGCCCGCCGGTGACGCGGTGGCGGCGAGTGGCGGCGCGGCGGGGGACGCGGTGGCCGGGGAGGCCGGCGCGGCGGCGGTCTCGATGCGACCGGTCGCGTCCGGATCCCAGGCGGGAGCGGCCGGGCTGGCCGGCGCCGCGGCGCGCCGCCCGGAGACCGGTGCGGTCTGCCGAGTCGGCTCGGCGGACCAGTCGGCCGGGGTGCTCGGCGCGGCGGCCTCCGCGGGCCAGCCGGCGGGGCTGCCCGGCGTGGCGGGAGCTGCGGTGCGACCGGCGGGGCTGCTCGGTGCGGCGGGATCCGGGGACCAGCCGGCGGGACTGCCGGGCGGGCTGGACGGCGCGGACCAACCCGCGGGGCTGCCTGGCGTGGCGGCGGCCGCGGACCAGCCGGGCGCGGCCGGGGCGGGGCTCTGCGGGCGGGTCGGCTGGGTGCTCCAGACCGGTCCGCCGGCCGGCGTCACGGCGGGCTCGCCCGCTCGCGCGGGCCGGTCGGCGGCACGCCCGGGCAGGTCAGCCGCGGGCACGGGCACGTCGGTGACGCGCGGGAGCGGCTCGGTGGCACGGGCGGCGGTCCGGTCGCTGGCCGGGAACTGCTGGGTGTCGCCGACGGGCGCCGGGGACGCTTCGGTGCGTACCGAAAGCGGGTTTGGCTCCTCGTCGGGAGCGGGGGCGAAGAAATCGAAACTCTCCGGCGCGGCCGGGGCCGACGGCATCGCCCGGCGGCGGGCCGCCGCGGCGGCCGCGCTGACCTCGTCGAGACCATTTTCGGTACGGGCGGAGTCCCGGGCAGCGCGAATCCGCCGCTGCGCGCTCTCGTCCGCCGCGAGGATCGCGGTGTCCGGGGCGTCCGGCTGAGCGGGGCTCGGCGGCGCCTCGGGAAGGCGGGGGGAACGGGCCGGCGCGGCCGGGCTCACGTTGGCGCCGAGTCCCACCGGTGGGGTCAGCGGGCCACCGGGCACCCCGTCCGGCGACGCGTCGCTGAGCCGCGGGATGTACGCGGTCTGGGCCTCGGAGTCGGGAGCGCGGTGCCGTCCCCGGCCGGCCGGGCTGCTCCCCGGGTAGTCCGCGGGCGTGCTCGTCACTGGGCAGCCTGTGCGGATCGGAGGTCGGTCGACCCGTCGTACGCCGGCACTGTCACATCCTTTTCGTTTCTCTCCGCGTAGCCGAGCCCGAAATCGGTGACGGCCTCGCGGAACTGCCTGACTCCTTCTGCGGACTCCAACGCACGATGCATCGCTGTGGGTTCGCCGATCGCTGTGATCTTGAATGGTGGCGAGAAAACCTGGTTGTGAAGGAGCAGCGTGTTGCCGACACAGCGTACCGCGCTCGTGCTGATCACGCGGACATCCATGATCGTCATGGCCTCGGCCCCGCCGGCCCACATCGCGTTCACCACCGCCTGGACATCGCCCTGGTGAACGACCAGATCGTCGTTGTCGGGGGCGTTGTCACCGAAGTCGGATCCGCGTCGCGGTGAGTCGTTGAGGGTGACGGTGAGGCCGGGTCCGTGCAGGGCGGTGAAGCCGGCCGGCTCGCGGACCGCGTCGGCGTGCTCGCGGGCGTCTTTCACCGGCGTGTCCACCTCGGCGAGCCGGGCCGCCTCGGCGTCGACGCCGGCGCGCAGGGCGGCGGCCCGTTTCTCGCTGTCGGCCAGGCGGTCCCGCTTGTCGGCGATCAGCTGGGCCAGCTGTGGCCGCCGGTCGTCACGCAGTGCCGTCCCGTCCGCGGTGGTCGCGGACGTGGTGAAGAGCAGGCCCGCGGCCAGCGCGATCAGCGGAACTCCGACGGACCAGATGGTCCGCCGGCCACCCCGGCGCGGCCGCAGTCCACGAGCCGCGCGCCGCAGCGCCAGCTGCCAGGAGGCGCCCCCGCGCCCACCTTGAAAAGCCACCCGGCCTCCCGCGAGAAGTCGACGCCGGGTATTTTCTCGCCCCGGCGGGTGCCTGTCCGCACGCTGTCTTGATTACGCTAGCTGGCGAACAGTATTCGCCACGGGCAGCATTCGGAGTCCCCGGAGCCGCTCACCGGTGGTTGTTCACCACTTGTTGCCCTCAGGAGAGTTCCGTGCCCAAGTCGCAGGTTCGTAAGAAGAAGGTCTACACCCCGCCCGCGGACATCCGTCCCGCGGTTGCGGCGGCGTCCAAGAAACCGAGCCCGGTCTGGCTGCCCGCCACCGCGGTCACCCTCATCGTGGTCGGCATCGCCTGGCTGGTGATCTACTACCTGTCCTCGCAGCAGTACCCGGTGGCGAGCTGGCGGTACTGGAACCTGGCGGTCGGTTTCGGCTGCATGGTGGCCTCGCTGGGCATCCTCTCCCGCTGGCGCTGAGCTGTCGCTCTCGCCGGCGCTGAGCCGTGTGAAATTCATCTAAACCAAGCGCACCCCCGCCTGGCGTGGGGTGCGCTTTCGGCTGAGGGGCCGGAGGTCCTTGACCTGCGACCTGCACCGGCCTATTACTCATGGGTAACATAGGCTGGCGCCCAGCCGACCGAGGAGGCACAACACACATGGGCTACGCGCAGATAATCGCCACCGTCTTGTCGGTGGCGGTCACGGTGGTGGCCGTCGCCCTCGCGGTGCGTGCCGTTCTCACCATCACCAAGGTGATCCGGTCGGGCCAGCCCGCGCCGGAGCGGTTCACCGACAAGGGGACCCGGACCAAGACCCTGCTCAAGGAGTCGGTCGGGCACACCCGGATGCTCAAGTGGAGCGCCATCGGCGCCGCCCACTGGTTCGTCATGTTCTCCTTCATCATCCTGTCGTCGCTGGTCCTCGAGGCGTACTTCGAGGCGGTGACGCCGGACGGCGAGCTGCCGATCATCGGCCACTGGGCGATCTTCGGGTTCGTCACCGAGTGGTTCGGGATCCTCGGCACCGTCGGCATCCTCTACCTGATCTTCGTGCGCCAGCGGCAGAAGCCGGGCGCGGTGAAGCGCAGCCGGTTTCTCGGCTCGACCATGTGGCAGGCCTACTTCGTCGAGTCGATCATCGTCGGCGTGCTGGTCTGCGGCTTCCTGATCCGCGGGCTCAAGGTCGCCAACGACACCTTCCCGTACCCGGTCTGGGCCGCGCCGCTGTCGCACGCCATCGGCGGCGTCCTGCCCGCCTGGGAGGACGGCCCCACCTGGGTCGCCCTGGTCAAGCTGCTCATCTCGATGGGCTGGCTGATCACCATCTCGCTGAACCCGACGATGGGCGTGGCCTGGCACCGCTTCCTGGCGTTCTTCAACATCTTCTTCAAGCGCAGCCCGGAGAAGCCGGCCGGTTCCGGCCTCGGCGCGCTGAAGCCGATGATGAGCGAGGGCAAGCCGCTGGACTTCGAGGAGGCCGACCCGGAGAAGGACCTGTTCGGGGTCGCCCAGGTCGAGCAGTTCACCTGGAAGGGCCTGCTCGACTTCTCCACCTGCACCGAGTGCGGTCGCTGCCAGTCGCAGTGCCCGGCGTGGAACACCGCCAAGCCGCTCTCGCCGAAACTGCTCGTGCTGTCGCTGCGGGACCACGCGTACGCGAAGGCGCCGTACCTGCTGGCCGGTGGCGGCAAGGACCTGACCGGCGAGGAGAAGGCCACCGAGGCGCAGCTCGCGCACCTCGACGTCCTGTC
This window of the Actinoplanes oblitus genome carries:
- a CDS encoding cell division protein CrgA — protein: MPKSQVRKKKVYTPPADIRPAVAAASKKPSPVWLPATAVTLIVVGIAWLVIYYLSSQQYPVASWRYWNLAVGFGCMVASLGILSRWR
- a CDS encoding class E sortase; this translates as MTSTPADYPGSSPAGRGRHRAPDSEAQTAYIPRLSDASPDGVPGGPLTPPVGLGANVSPAAPARSPRLPEAPPSPAQPDAPDTAILAADESAQRRIRAARDSARTENGLDEVSAAAAAARRRAMPSAPAAPESFDFFAPAPDEEPNPLSVRTEASPAPVGDTQQFPASDRTAARATEPLPRVTDVPVPAADLPGRAADRPARAGEPAVTPAGGPVWSTQPTRPQSPAPAAPGWSAAAATPGSPAGWSAPSSPPGSPAGWSPDPAAPSSPAGRTAAPATPGSPAGWPAEAAAPSTPADWSAEPTRQTAPVSGRRAAAPASPAAPAWDPDATGRIETAAAPASPATASPAAPPLAATASPAGVPTAAAWAAHPTAPVTGQPITSTPETARKSPETAETAVPASWEPSGAATRPLPAASGPPMGSKNTRWASNEPLEPSDPATNPIVSATRVIPTLDAPTGVLPTLTPGAPLPGKLTVLPPGKAAQAAREAAGPEAVVGAASIKDVPPVLDEPAAETAEPEPPKRGEKVVKLRPEQTDEGYKSVYSELTRPTTASRLRTGIRGAGELMITFGLIVLLFAGYEVFGNSAEVQAEQDHLAQELDQAWADPTVAPTSKVQGPAAPGEALVGRLYIPKLDKEWVVVDGVRPQDIKYAPGHYPETAKPGQIGNFSVAGHRIKKIFWRLDELKPGDVIGVETRESWYVYQVTGHQIVTPNQVEVVAPVPNKPGETPTKALLTLTTCNPKFNNYQRLVVHAELMKTVPRDQTKADAGMPAEMKTKA
- a CDS encoding (Fe-S)-binding protein, producing MGYAQIIATVLSVAVTVVAVALAVRAVLTITKVIRSGQPAPERFTDKGTRTKTLLKESVGHTRMLKWSAIGAAHWFVMFSFIILSSLVLEAYFEAVTPDGELPIIGHWAIFGFVTEWFGILGTVGILYLIFVRQRQKPGAVKRSRFLGSTMWQAYFVESIIVGVLVCGFLIRGLKVANDTFPYPVWAAPLSHAIGGVLPAWEDGPTWVALVKLLISMGWLITISLNPTMGVAWHRFLAFFNIFFKRSPEKPAGSGLGALKPMMSEGKPLDFEEADPEKDLFGVAQVEQFTWKGLLDFSTCTECGRCQSQCPAWNTAKPLSPKLLVLSLRDHAYAKAPYLLAGGGKDLTGEEKATEAQLAHLDVLSLAEGNRPLIGGVDENGVIDPDVLWSCTTCGACVEQCPVDIEHIDHIVDMRRYQVLIESSFPSEAGVMLRNLENKGNPWGAPQNTREDWTKGLDFEVPRVGEVEDFDYLFWVGCAGAFEDRAKKTTRAVATLLHEAGVNYAILGEGETCTGDPARRIGNEFIFQMLAQQNVETLNEAFGDQKVKRIVATCPHCFNTLGNEYEQLGLKVEVVHHTQLLAHLVKEGKLTPVQPIEGDITYHDPCYLGRHNRVFDAPREVLGETGNLIEMPRNSERSFCCGAGGARMWMEERIGKRINVERTEEALATGAKTIAVGCPFCYTMIGDGVTGKGKQEEVEVVDVATVLLRSLKQEA
- a CDS encoding DUF881 domain-containing protein yields the protein MAFQGGRGGASWQLALRRAARGLRPRRGGRRTIWSVGVPLIALAAGLLFTTSATTADGTALRDDRRPQLAQLIADKRDRLADSEKRAAALRAGVDAEAARLAEVDTPVKDAREHADAVREPAGFTALHGPGLTVTLNDSPRRGSDFGDNAPDNDDLVVHQGDVQAVVNAMWAGGAEAMTIMDVRVISTSAVRCVGNTLLLHNQVFSPPFKITAIGEPTAMHRALESAEGVRQFREAVTDFGLGYAERNEKDVTVPAYDGSTDLRSAQAAQ
- a CDS encoding aminodeoxychorismate/anthranilate synthase component II → MRILVIDNYDSFVFNLVQYLGQLGADCEVRRNDEITVAEAGTLGADGILLSPGPGEPTRAGIMLDVIREYAGKLPLFGVCLGHQAIGAAFGATVTRAPELLHGKTSLVHHQGVGVLAGLPDPFTATRYHSLAVLEETLPDEIEVTGRTESGVVMAMRHRTLPIEGVQFHPESVLTEGGHTMLANWLASCGLPAALERAPELAAEVEHRRRSAFATA